A section of the Cyanobacteriota bacterium genome encodes:
- the psaM gene encoding photosystem I reaction center subunit XII, whose translation MPLSDAQVFVALLLALFPGFLAFRLATELYK comes from the coding sequence ATGCCTCTATCAGATGCTCAAGTCTTCGTAGCACTTTTGCTAGCACTATTCCCTGGCTTCTTGGCGTTTCGGTTGGCCACTGAACTTTACAAATAG